The Fusobacterium russii ATCC 25533 sequence TGCACCAGGGGATTGACTTAAAACTTTATATAGGAGAGGATATTTTATCTACTGCAATGGGGAAAGTAAGTTTTGCAGGAATAAAAAGAGGCTATGGCTATGTAGTTATAGTTGATCATACTTCTAATTTTCAAACTGTTTATGCACATTTAAGCAAAATCTATGTCAAAGTTGGGGAGATTGTGGGAAAAGGTAAAATTATTGCTGCTGGCGGAAATTCAGGAGTTTCCACAGGACCTCATCTTCATTATGAAGTCAGGTATAAAGGAAAAGCTATAGATCCTAAAAATTTCATAGATTGGAATAAAGAAAATTTTAGTGATATTTTTGAAAAAGAAAAAAATGTACCTTGGAGTGATTTTCTGTCAATAATGGGAAAAGAATAAAAAACTGTTGTAAATTTCAACATTAATACAACAGTTTTCTATATCTATTTCATATATACATATTTTAAGTAAACATCTCCACTTGGGCTCATATACAAACCTTGAACATTTGAATGAACTAAAACTGTTGTATAAATTTTATTAAGAGGTATAACAGGAAGTTTTTCTAAAAATTCCTCCTCATTCTTTATAAGCAGTTTTTTATTTGAGTTTTGATACTTATAGTTTATATAATAGTAAAAATCTTTTAAATTATTTGTTCCTAAAAGGTAAGTGTTAAAAGAAAAAGTTGGGCTGATATCGAGAGAAGATTTAACCCTTATAGGCATTTTGAATTGACCTATCCAATCTTTTAAAGTTGATATAAGTAATTTTTTCTCAAGAGTTTTATTCGGCTCACTATATGCAATATAGGCTTCATCAGGATATGAAATTTTATTTTTTTCTTTTAATTTTAAAAATTTATCACTTGCTTCTTCTATTATTTTTGAACTGGGATGTTCATGTGGAAAAATACTTGGAGAAGAGTTTTGTACAATTACTTTTCCCATAAATTCCGGATCAGTAACTGCATATAATTCCTTTTTGACTTCTGCTAAATTAAAAAAAGCATTATCCGCTGAGAAACTTATATAGGAATATTTATTTGTTTCAAATTCTACTTTTTCGGGAAGGGAATTAGCCTGTTTTCTCCTTTCAAAAGGTAGTCTATAAAAAGGGCTACCAAAAAAATCAATTTCTAGTCTAGGAAACATTTCGTATGCCATTATCTTATCTTCAACCAAACTGATATTGACTTTTTTTAATCTAGTATTTTGACTATCCCAATAATCTTGATTTTTTTCTAAAATTAAATTCTGTTCATTAAGTTCAGCTATTTTAAAAGCAGCATTTACAATTAAATTTTCAGGTTTTAAAAATTTATTTTCTTCTCTTGTTGGGAAAAAAATAGGATTAGATAACCATTCATCAAAGTTTTCAACAGGAGTATTTAAAACTATATTTAATGTATTTCCTGTTGCACTAACACCTAGATTACTTGCACTTGATTTTTTTAAATATATATTTTCAGCATTTTCTATTACAAAAAGTCTATAAACTTCTTCAGAAACATCTTTAGACTCTAAAACCGCTAGCCAGCTATCCAAAAAACTTTGAGCATCTATCTTTTTTCCATCAGACCATTTTAAATCATCTCGCAATATAACAGTCCATTTTTTAAAGTCTTCAGAATGTTCTATTTTTTTTGCTGAAATAAGTCTGGCTCCACTGTCCTTCAATTCTGTTATTCCTTCCCAAAGTTGCATTATTAAAGCCCTTGAATTTTCATCGGAATAACTATGAGGATTGAGAGTAAAAGTTTTTTTTGGCATAACTGTATAAAAAATTTGTTCTATAGCTTCTTTTTTTTCCTCCTTTGCTCCACAGGAAGTAAAAATTGATATTGTAAAAATTAATGATATAAAAAATAAAAAATTTTTATTCATCACGCTCACCTCTCTATTTTCTCTAATTAGTATAGCATATTTATTTTATTATTTAACAGCTATATTTAGGAAATATACTTATACAGGTATATTGTATATTTGCTAAGCTTTTTCAATAATATTTTTGTAAAAAAATAAAAATAAGAAATATTTCGTATTCATAATATATTGACTTTTTAATGAAATTGGAGTAATATTTTATTAATAAAATATTCTTGAAATAGAAAGAAAAGGTGAGTTTCATGAGAAAGGTATTCAATGTTTTTTTTCTTTTTGTTTTTCTTTTTACTTTTAATTCTATAAATAGTGAAGCTGCAAAAAAGAAATATAATACTTGGCAGGAAGTTGCAAAAGATATGCATATAGAATTTGAAAGTGCAAAGACTAATATAGAAAAGGGTGATGCAAAAGAAGCCTATAAAGATATGAATGATGCCTATTTTGGGTATTATGAAGTACAAGGCTTTGAAAAAAATGTTATGGTGAGTATTTCAGCAAAAAGAGTAAATGAAATAGAGGCTATATTTAGAAAAATCAAGCATACATTAAAAGGTAATTTAGAAGGAGATATAAGAGAACTGGAAAAAGAAATAGATATTCTTTCTATGAAAGTTTATAAGGATGCTATGGTGTTAGATGGAGTGGCAACAAAAGATGATCCGGATGACTTAGGAAAAATAGTATTTACCGGTGGAGAAATTGCAAAAGCTTCTGAGGGCTCTATAAAAGCAAAGTCATTCTTTGCTTCTTTCGGACTTTTACTTCGTGAAGGTTTAGAGGCAATATTAGTTATTGTGGCAATAGTAGCTTATTTAATTAAAACCGGGAATCAAAAACTTTGTAAACAGGTTTATATTGGAATGGGTTTTGGAGTTATCGGTTCATTTATTTTAGCCATACTTATAGATTTACTTCTTGGTGGTGTTGGACAGGAATTAATGGAAGGAATAACTATGTTTTTAGCGGTTGCAGTCTTATTCTGGGTTAGCAACTGGATATTATCTCGAGCAGAAGAAGAAGCTTGGGAAAAATATATAAAAACACAGGTACAAAAATCAATAGATCAAAATAGTACAAGAGCATTAGTTTTCTCAGCTTTTCTGGCAGTATTAAGAGAAGGTGCGGAACTGGTTTTATTCTATAAAGCTATGCTTACAGGAGGACAAACTAATAAACTATATGCAATTTACGGCTTTGTGGCGGGAACTGTTGTACTTGCAGTTATATATTATATATTTAGATTTACCACTGTCAGATTACCTTTAAAGCCATTTTTTACATTCACAAGTATTCTACTTTTCTTGTTATGTATTTCTTTTATGGGAAAAGGAGTTGTCGAATTAACTGAAGCTGGAGTTATTTCAGGAAGTACAGTTATACCTGCAATGAATGGATATCAAAATCAATGGTTAAATATTTATGATAGAGCAGAAACATTGATTCCACAAATTATGTTAGTAATAGCATCGCTATGGATATTACTTAGTCATCACTTTAAGGAA is a genomic window containing:
- a CDS encoding ABC transporter substrate-binding protein; this encodes MNKNFLFFISLIFTISIFTSCGAKEEKKEAIEQIFYTVMPKKTFTLNPHSYSDENSRALIMQLWEGITELKDSGARLISAKKIEHSEDFKKWTVILRDDLKWSDGKKIDAQSFLDSWLAVLESKDVSEEVYRLFVIENAENIYLKKSSASNLGVSATGNTLNIVLNTPVENFDEWLSNPIFFPTREENKFLKPENLIVNAAFKIAELNEQNLILEKNQDYWDSQNTRLKKVNISLVEDKIMAYEMFPRLEIDFFGSPFYRLPFERRKQANSLPEKVEFETNKYSYISFSADNAFFNLAEVKKELYAVTDPEFMGKVIVQNSSPSIFPHEHPSSKIIEEASDKFLKLKEKNKISYPDEAYIAYSEPNKTLEKKLLISTLKDWIGQFKMPIRVKSSLDISPTFSFNTYLLGTNNLKDFYYYINYKYQNSNKKLLIKNEEEFLEKLPVIPLNKIYTTVLVHSNVQGLYMSPSGDVYLKYVYMK
- a CDS encoding FTR1 family iron permease, producing MRKVFNVFFLFVFLFTFNSINSEAAKKKYNTWQEVAKDMHIEFESAKTNIEKGDAKEAYKDMNDAYFGYYEVQGFEKNVMVSISAKRVNEIEAIFRKIKHTLKGNLEGDIRELEKEIDILSMKVYKDAMVLDGVATKDDPDDLGKIVFTGGEIAKASEGSIKAKSFFASFGLLLREGLEAILVIVAIVAYLIKTGNQKLCKQVYIGMGFGVIGSFILAILIDLLLGGVGQELMEGITMFLAVAVLFWVSNWILSRAEEEAWEKYIKTQVQKSIDQNSTRALVFSAFLAVLREGAELVLFYKAMLTGGQTNKLYAIYGFVAGTVVLAVIYYIFRFTTVRLPLKPFFTFTSILLFLLCISFMGKGVVELTEAGVISGSTVIPAMNGYQNQWLNIYDRAETLIPQIMLVIASLWILLSHHFKEKRMKKEFEEKSKQS